From Cronobacter turicensis z3032, the proteins below share one genomic window:
- the pntA gene encoding NAD(P) transhydrogenase subunit alpha, whose product MRIGVPKERVALETRVAATPKTVEQLLKLGFSVAVERDAGKLASFDDDAFIAAGASVVETVEVWESDVILKVNAPQDDEIERLRPGTTLISFIWPAQNPQLLEKLAAKNVTVMAMDSVPRISRAQSLDALSSMANIAGYRAIVEAAHEFGRFFTGQITAAGKVPPAKVMVIGAGVAGLAAIGAANSLGAIVRAFDTRPEVKEQVQSMGAEFLELDFKEEAGSGDGYAKVMSEAFIKAEMALFAAQAKEVDIIVTTALIPGKPAPTLITREMVDSMQPGSVIVDLAAQNGGNCEYTVPNEIFVTPNGVKVIGYTDLPGRLPTQSSQLYGTNLVNLLKLLCKEKDGAVVVDFDDVVVRGVTVIREGEVTWPAPPIQVSAQPQAAASAKPKAAPVEPPAPSSPWRKYALIALAIILFGWLANVAPKEFLGHFTVFALACVVGYYVVWNVSHALHTPLMSVTNAISGIIVVGALLQIGDGGWISFFSFIAILIASINIFGGFTVTQRMLKMFRKN is encoded by the coding sequence ATGCGTATTGGTGTACCAAAAGAGCGGGTGGCGCTGGAAACCCGCGTCGCGGCGACCCCAAAAACGGTGGAGCAGCTGCTGAAACTGGGATTCAGCGTCGCGGTGGAGCGCGATGCCGGTAAGCTGGCGAGTTTCGATGACGACGCGTTTATCGCCGCAGGCGCAAGCGTCGTGGAGACCGTCGAGGTCTGGGAATCGGACGTTATCCTGAAGGTTAACGCGCCCCAGGATGACGAAATCGAGCGGTTGCGCCCCGGCACGACGCTGATTAGCTTTATCTGGCCTGCCCAGAATCCCCAGCTGCTGGAAAAACTGGCCGCGAAAAACGTCACCGTGATGGCGATGGATTCCGTGCCGCGCATCTCCCGCGCGCAGTCTCTGGATGCCTTAAGCTCAATGGCCAATATCGCCGGTTACCGCGCGATTGTGGAAGCCGCCCATGAGTTTGGCCGCTTCTTTACCGGCCAGATCACCGCCGCCGGCAAAGTGCCGCCTGCCAAAGTCATGGTGATTGGCGCAGGCGTCGCGGGCCTTGCCGCTATCGGCGCCGCCAACAGCCTTGGCGCTATCGTGCGCGCGTTCGACACCCGCCCGGAAGTAAAAGAGCAGGTGCAGAGCATGGGCGCCGAGTTCCTGGAACTCGATTTTAAAGAAGAAGCTGGCAGCGGCGACGGCTACGCCAAAGTGATGTCCGAGGCCTTTATTAAAGCGGAAATGGCGCTGTTCGCCGCCCAGGCGAAAGAGGTGGACATTATCGTCACCACGGCGTTGATCCCAGGCAAACCGGCGCCGACGCTCATCACCCGTGAAATGGTCGATTCCATGCAGCCGGGCAGCGTGATTGTCGATCTCGCGGCGCAAAACGGCGGCAACTGTGAATACACCGTGCCGAATGAAATTTTCGTCACCCCCAACGGCGTGAAGGTGATTGGTTATACCGATCTGCCGGGCCGCCTGCCGACCCAGTCGTCGCAACTTTACGGCACCAACCTCGTCAACCTGCTGAAACTGCTGTGCAAAGAGAAAGACGGCGCGGTCGTGGTTGATTTCGACGATGTCGTGGTGCGCGGCGTGACGGTAATCCGCGAAGGGGAAGTGACCTGGCCTGCGCCGCCGATTCAGGTTTCCGCGCAGCCGCAGGCTGCCGCGAGCGCGAAACCGAAAGCCGCGCCGGTTGAGCCGCCTGCGCCATCGTCGCCGTGGCGTAAATATGCGCTGATTGCGCTCGCTATTATTCTGTTTGGCTGGCTGGCGAACGTGGCGCCGAAAGAGTTCCTCGGCCACTTCACTGTCTTCGCGCTCGCCTGCGTGGTCGGCTATTACGTCGTCTGGAACGTTTCCCATGCGCTGCATACGCCGCTGATGTCGGTAACGAATGCTATCTCCGGGATTATCGTCGTCGGCGCGCTGTTGCAGATTGGCGACGGGGGCTGGATCAGCTTCTTTAGCTTTATCGCGATCCTCATCGCCAGCATTAATATTTTTGGTGGTTTCACCGTCACTCAGCGCATGCTGAAAATGTTCCGGAAGAACTAA
- the pntB gene encoding NAD(P) transhydrogenase subunit beta: MSGGLVTAAYIVAAILFIFSLAGLSKHETSQQGNLFGIAGMAIALIATIFGPYASNVGWIIIAMAIGGAIGIRLAKRVEMTEMPELVAILHSFVGLAAVLVGFNSYLHHEPGLAPVLVNIHLTEVFLGIFIGAVTFTGSVVAFGKLRGKISSKPLMLPNRHKLNLAALVVSFILLLIFVQTESAGMQGFALFVMTVIALAFGWHLVASIGGADMPVVVSMLNSYSGWAAAAAGFMLSNDLLIVTGALVGSSGAILSYIMCKAMNRSFISVIAGGFGTDGSSTGESDEVGEHREITAEETAEMLRNSTSVIITPGYGMAVAQAQYPVAEITEKLRARGIKVRFGIHPVAGRLPGHMNVLLAEAKVPYDIVLEMDEINDDFSDTDTVLVIGANDTVNPAAQDDPKSPIAGMPVLEVWKAQNVIVFKRSMNTGYAGVQNPLFFKENTQMLFGDAKASVDAILKAL; the protein is encoded by the coding sequence ATGTCTGGAGGATTAGTTACGGCTGCGTACATCGTCGCCGCAATTCTCTTTATTTTCAGCCTGGCGGGGCTTTCGAAGCACGAAACCTCACAGCAGGGCAACCTGTTCGGCATCGCGGGGATGGCGATTGCGCTGATCGCCACTATTTTCGGGCCGTACGCCAGCAATGTGGGCTGGATAATCATCGCGATGGCGATCGGCGGGGCTATCGGTATTCGTCTCGCTAAACGCGTTGAAATGACCGAAATGCCGGAGCTGGTGGCTATCCTGCACAGCTTCGTGGGCCTTGCGGCGGTGCTGGTGGGCTTTAACAGCTACCTGCATCATGAGCCGGGTCTCGCGCCGGTGCTGGTGAATATCCATCTGACCGAAGTGTTCCTCGGCATTTTCATCGGCGCGGTGACCTTTACCGGCTCGGTGGTGGCGTTTGGCAAACTGCGCGGCAAGATCTCTTCAAAACCGCTGATGCTGCCGAACCGTCACAAGCTGAACCTGGCGGCGCTGGTGGTTTCTTTCATTCTGCTGCTGATTTTCGTGCAGACAGAGAGCGCCGGAATGCAGGGTTTCGCGCTGTTCGTGATGACGGTTATCGCGCTGGCGTTCGGCTGGCATCTGGTGGCGTCTATCGGCGGCGCGGATATGCCGGTGGTCGTCTCTATGCTGAACTCCTACTCTGGCTGGGCGGCTGCGGCGGCAGGCTTTATGCTGAGCAACGATCTGCTGATCGTCACCGGCGCGCTGGTGGGTTCTTCAGGCGCGATCCTCTCTTACATCATGTGTAAGGCGATGAACCGTTCGTTTATCAGCGTGATTGCCGGGGGCTTCGGCACCGACGGCTCCTCCACAGGTGAAAGCGACGAAGTGGGCGAACACCGTGAAATTACGGCGGAAGAAACGGCAGAAATGCTGCGCAACTCCACGTCGGTGATCATCACTCCAGGCTACGGCATGGCGGTTGCGCAGGCGCAATATCCGGTGGCGGAAATCACCGAGAAGCTGCGCGCGCGCGGTATCAAGGTGCGTTTCGGCATTCACCCGGTGGCGGGCCGTCTGCCAGGGCATATGAACGTGCTGCTGGCGGAGGCGAAAGTGCCTTATGACATCGTGCTGGAGATGGATGAAATCAACGACGATTTCAGCGATACCGACACGGTGCTGGTGATTGGCGCGAACGATACCGTCAACCCGGCCGCCCAGGACGATCCGAAAAGCCCCATCGCCGGGATGCCGGTGCTGGAAGTGTGGAAGGCGCAGAACGTTATCGTCTTTAAACGCTCGATGAACACCGGCTATGCCGGCGTGCAGAACCCGCTGTTCTTCAAAGAGAACACGCAGATGCTGTTTGGCGATGCGAAAGCGAGCGTGGATGCCATCCTGAAAGCGCTGTAA
- the uspE gene encoding Universal stress protein E, whose translation MARYQNMLVAIDPNQDDQPALRRAVYLHQRIGGRIKAFLPIYDFSYEMTTLLSPDERTAMRQGVISQRAAWIREQAKYYLDAGVPIDIKVVWHNRPFEAIIQEVISGGHDLLLKMAHQHDRLESVIFTPTDWHLLRKCPCPVWMVKDQPWPEGGKAVVAVNLASEEPYHTGLNEKLVRETLHLAEQVNHTEVHLVGAYPATPINIAIELPDFDPSVYNDAIRGQHLLAMKALRQKFGIGERVTHVEKGLPEEVIPDLAEHLQAGIVVLGTIGRTGISAAFLGNTAEQVIDHLRCDLLVIKPDDFQSTVELDDEEDDDD comes from the coding sequence ATGGCAAGGTATCAAAATATGCTGGTGGCCATCGACCCCAATCAGGATGACCAACCGGCTCTACGGCGTGCAGTTTATCTACACCAGCGCATTGGCGGGCGAATCAAAGCCTTTCTGCCGATCTATGATTTTTCCTACGAAATGACCACCCTGCTGTCGCCTGATGAGCGCACCGCGATGCGCCAGGGCGTTATCAGCCAGCGCGCCGCGTGGATCCGCGAGCAGGCGAAATACTATTTAGACGCGGGCGTCCCCATTGATATCAAAGTGGTCTGGCATAACCGCCCCTTTGAAGCCATCATCCAGGAAGTGATCAGCGGCGGACACGATCTGCTGCTGAAAATGGCGCACCAGCACGACCGTCTGGAATCGGTGATTTTCACGCCGACCGACTGGCACCTGCTGCGCAAATGCCCCTGCCCGGTGTGGATGGTGAAAGACCAGCCGTGGCCGGAAGGCGGTAAAGCCGTGGTGGCGGTAAATCTCGCCAGCGAAGAGCCTTACCATACGGGCCTGAACGAGAAACTGGTGCGTGAAACGCTGCACCTGGCCGAACAGGTTAACCATACCGAAGTGCATCTGGTGGGCGCCTACCCGGCGACGCCGATTAATATCGCCATCGAACTTCCCGATTTCGACCCGAGCGTCTATAACGACGCCATTCGCGGCCAGCATCTGCTGGCGATGAAAGCCCTGCGCCAGAAATTCGGCATCGGCGAGCGCGTTACGCATGTCGAAAAAGGGCTGCCTGAAGAAGTCATCCCGGATCTGGCAGAGCATCTGCAGGCCGGGATTGTAGTGCTGGGCACCATCGGGCGCACCGGGATTTCCGCGGCGTTCCTCGGCAACACCGCCGAGCAGGTCATCGACCATCTGCGCTGCGATTTGCTGGTGATTAAGCCGGACGATTTCCAGAGCACCGTTGAGCTTGATGATGAAGAGGACGATGACGACTGA
- the fnr gene encoding Fumarate nitrate reduction regulatory protein: MIPEKRIIRRIQSGGCAIHCQDCSISQLCIPFTLNEHELDQLDNIIERKKPIQKGQTLFKAGDELKSLYAIRSGTIKSYTITEQGDEQITGFHLAGDLVGFDAIGTAHHPSFAQALETSMVCEIPFETLDDLSGKMPSLRQQMMRLMSGEIKGDQDMILLLSKKNAEERLAAFIYNLSRRFAERGFSPREFRLTMTRGDIGNYLGLTVETISRLLGRFQKSGMLAVKGKYITIENHEILAELAGQSRNVA, from the coding sequence ATGATCCCGGAAAAGCGAATTATACGACGCATTCAGTCTGGCGGTTGTGCCATCCATTGCCAGGATTGCAGTATCAGCCAGTTGTGTATCCCTTTTACTCTGAATGAGCATGAGCTTGATCAGCTCGATAATATTATCGAGCGCAAAAAGCCCATCCAGAAAGGGCAAACGCTCTTTAAAGCGGGCGATGAATTAAAATCGCTGTACGCTATCCGTTCCGGCACGATTAAGAGCTACACCATCACCGAACAGGGCGACGAGCAGATCACTGGCTTCCACCTGGCAGGCGATCTGGTGGGCTTTGATGCTATCGGCACCGCGCATCACCCCAGCTTCGCTCAGGCGCTGGAAACCTCCATGGTTTGTGAAATCCCGTTCGAGACGCTCGACGATCTCTCCGGCAAAATGCCGAGCCTGCGCCAGCAGATGATGCGTCTGATGAGCGGCGAGATCAAAGGCGACCAGGATATGATCCTGTTGCTGTCTAAAAAGAACGCCGAGGAGCGCCTGGCGGCCTTTATTTACAATCTGTCGCGCCGTTTCGCCGAACGTGGTTTCTCGCCTCGCGAATTCCGCCTGACCATGACCCGTGGCGATATCGGCAACTACCTTGGCCTGACGGTAGAAACCATCAGCCGTCTGCTGGGCCGTTTCCAGAAGAGCGGAATGCTGGCGGTAAAAGGCAAATACATCACCATCGAAAATCACGAAATCCTGGCGGAACTCGCCGGACAATCGCGCAACGTGGCATAA
- the ogt gene encoding Methylated-DNA--protein-cysteinemethyltransferase, translating into MGPEYDVFRLYFLFSRKKRVRFVFSGNAGGAARICIPYSAPAVTWARRLAAASGNGMPGLSPLRSSCGGMASRWPPCYFDASTRRPRMLTLLEDKIDTPLGPLWVIADEQSRLRAVEWEEHSDRMEQLLAIHYRSEGFRRVGCENPGGLSDALRAWFAGDLAVIDTLPTATGGTPFQREVWQMLRTIPCGQVMHYGEMAQRLGRPGAARAVGAANGSNPISIVVPCHRVIGRNGTLTGYAGGVARKEWLLRHEGYLLI; encoded by the coding sequence GTGGGGCCTGAATATGATGTCTTCAGGCTCTATTTTTTATTTTCCAGAAAAAAGAGAGTTCGCTTTGTTTTTTCTGGGAATGCAGGCGGCGCAGCGCGAATTTGTATCCCTTATTCTGCTCCCGCAGTGACATGGGCGCGCCGTTTAGCGGCCGCTTCGGGCAACGGAATGCCCGGTTTATCCCCCCTCCGCTCCTCCTGTGGCGGTATGGCGAGCCGCTGGCCGCCATGCTATTTTGACGCCTCAACAAGGAGACCGCGAATGCTGACCTTACTGGAAGATAAAATCGATACCCCCTTAGGCCCGCTGTGGGTTATCGCCGATGAACAGTCGCGCCTGCGCGCCGTGGAATGGGAAGAACACAGCGATCGCATGGAGCAGTTGCTGGCGATTCACTACCGTTCTGAAGGCTTTCGCCGCGTGGGTTGTGAAAATCCCGGCGGGCTCTCAGACGCGCTGCGCGCGTGGTTTGCCGGCGATCTGGCGGTGATTGACACCCTGCCCACCGCTACCGGCGGCACGCCGTTTCAGCGTGAAGTGTGGCAGATGCTGCGCACGATCCCGTGCGGCCAGGTGATGCATTACGGTGAGATGGCGCAGCGGCTGGGACGTCCGGGCGCTGCCCGCGCCGTAGGGGCGGCGAACGGCTCAAACCCCATTAGTATTGTCGTGCCATGCCATCGCGTTATCGGCCGTAACGGCACGCTAACCGGGTATGCGGGCGGCGTGGCGCGTAAAGAATGGCTGTTGCGCCATGAAGGCTATTTACTGATTTAA
- the ydaL gene encoding Uncharacterized protein ydaL, which yields MTVNPDDKSLFLDAMEDVKPLKNANVAPCLKPKAPRLAPRIDTLQLDNPLTTGFLDLIPREQPLEFRREGLQQGVLDKLRLGKYPQQASLNLLRQPVEQCRQRLFAFIHQAKRDGLRNLLIIHGKGREDNAHANVIRSYLARWLTELDDVQAFCTALAHHGGSGACYVALKKSAEAKQENWERHAKRSR from the coding sequence TTGACCGTGAACCCTGACGACAAATCACTCTTTCTTGACGCCATGGAAGATGTCAAACCCCTGAAAAATGCCAACGTCGCGCCGTGCCTGAAACCGAAAGCCCCGCGTCTTGCGCCGCGCATCGATACCTTACAGCTCGACAACCCGCTGACCACCGGTTTTCTGGATCTTATCCCGCGCGAACAGCCGCTTGAGTTCCGCCGCGAGGGGCTCCAGCAGGGCGTGCTGGATAAACTGCGCCTCGGTAAATATCCCCAGCAGGCGAGCCTGAACCTGCTGCGCCAGCCGGTGGAGCAATGCCGCCAGAGGCTTTTTGCTTTCATTCACCAGGCGAAACGCGACGGGCTGCGCAATCTGCTTATCATTCACGGCAAAGGGCGCGAGGATAACGCCCACGCCAATGTGATCCGCAGCTATCTGGCGCGCTGGCTGACCGAGCTTGATGACGTTCAGGCGTTTTGCACCGCGCTTGCCCACCACGGCGGCAGCGGCGCCTGTTACGTGGCGCTGAAGAAATCCGCCGAGGCGAAACAGGAGAACTGGGAGCGCCACGCCAAGCGCAGCCGTTAA
- the supH gene encoding Sugar phosphatase supH: MKIQLIAVDMDGTFLNDNKQYDKERFTTQYAALKQQGIKFVVASGNQYYQLISFFPEIKDEIAFVAENGALVYDHGERIHHGELTREQYHQVVNTLSAQGDFNYVVCGLASAYYQAGAPEAFISLMSKHYHRLKPVENLLDIDDIIFKFSLNLPDNQIPALIENLHNELEGVVKPVTSGYGFVDLIIPGSHKASGLERLMARWNISPEACVAVGDSANDLEMLRLATYSFAMENAAAEVKETARFATGSNNQSGALQVIDAVLHHHSPFNAQ, translated from the coding sequence ATGAAAATTCAGCTCATCGCAGTAGATATGGACGGCACCTTTCTTAACGACAACAAACAGTACGATAAAGAAAGGTTTACAACGCAGTATGCGGCGCTGAAGCAGCAGGGCATTAAATTTGTGGTGGCGAGCGGCAACCAGTATTACCAGCTCATCTCGTTCTTTCCGGAGATCAAAGACGAGATAGCGTTTGTCGCCGAAAACGGCGCGCTGGTTTATGACCATGGCGAGCGCATCCACCACGGCGAGCTGACCCGCGAACAGTATCATCAGGTGGTGAATACGCTCTCGGCGCAGGGCGATTTCAACTATGTGGTGTGCGGGCTTGCGAGCGCGTATTACCAGGCAGGCGCGCCGGAGGCGTTCATCAGCCTGATGTCGAAGCACTATCATCGCCTCAAGCCGGTGGAAAACCTGCTCGATATCGACGACATCATCTTCAAATTTTCCCTCAACCTGCCGGATAACCAGATCCCGGCGCTGATTGAGAACCTGCATAACGAGCTGGAAGGCGTCGTCAAGCCCGTCACCAGCGGCTACGGGTTTGTCGATCTGATTATCCCCGGATCGCACAAAGCCAGCGGGCTTGAGCGCCTGATGGCGCGCTGGAATATCTCGCCGGAAGCCTGCGTGGCGGTGGGCGACAGCGCCAACGATCTCGAAATGCTGCGTCTGGCGACCTATTCCTTTGCGATGGAGAACGCGGCGGCGGAGGTGAAAGAGACGGCGCGCTTTGCGACCGGCTCCAACAACCAGAGCGGCGCGCTGCAGGTTATCGACGCTGTGTTGCATCACCACAGCCCGTTTAACGCGCAGTAG